The following coding sequences are from one Chelonoidis abingdonii isolate Lonesome George chromosome 4, CheloAbing_2.0, whole genome shotgun sequence window:
- the SAMD15 gene encoding sterile alpha motif domain-containing protein 15: MEQIPEEEGFGGPGRGARSEQGPEEPESQPGPACLAWSPLEVAEWVRQLGFPQYEECFTTNCITGRKLIHVNCSNLPQMGITDFDHMKEISWHVRELLGIEEPLWSRSIALPYRDNLGLFLEHKAPAGAKADALTFSQFVQEAGLEPYATILPL, from the exons ATGGAGCAGATCCCGGAGGAGGAGGGGTTCGGGGGACCAGGGCGTGGGGCCAGGTCCGAGCAGGGGCCCGAAGAACCCGAGTCCCAGCCTGGCCCGGCCTGCCTCGCCTGGAGCCCCCTGGAGGTGGCGGAGTGGGTTCGGCAGCTGGGCTTCCCTCAGTACGAG GAGTGCTTTACAACTAACTGCATCACTGGCCGCAAACTCATCCACGTTAACTGCTCAAACCTGCCACAGATGGGCATAACAGACTTTGACCACATGAAG GAGATTTCATGGCATGTGCGAGAGCTGCTGGGGATTGAGGAGCCTCTCTGGAGCAGAAGCATTGCCCTCCCTTACAGGGACAACCTGGGCTTGTTTCTAGAGCACAAAGCCCCAGCTGGTGCAAAAGCTGATGCCCTCACCTTCTCTCAGTTTGTCCAAGAAGCAGGTTTAGAGCCATATGCTACAATTCTACCTTTGTAA
- the NOXRED1 gene encoding NADP-dependent oxidoreductase domain-containing protein 1, with translation MTTSLVWTELPGFQNRRWPVENLKLVKKESSREAMVKGLSRGATMSDIMVNLKSFQSEHAVEESEQPLLCLRSRCKGMMVNACAHAVFFCKLLYTLRQKESGKVSLIASKESMGEGLKVGIIGGGHIGKQLARALLELGGISAQNIHISTRRPETLSEFQQLGVECFYDNGQLVAWADIVFLCCLPSHLQLICSGIRAAVREPCIMYSLVTAVPLPRLKQLLSYSAILRPQYQCTNRNLENVWGTNGTIIAALQDPIVIQATCPCSPKEKIAVTGKWLEAVFYAALNSCMWRHLPHQRALKLLNDVCFPEHCPICAEQKTSCPRFLCGNFVNQTFVSSLTQEDTFPWFDLTTVQMKGSPFSQLLARSVLLQNHLTLLYCTSFGVLLAKSGGMASSGLWEQNVFSFCRSRSQYGAGS, from the exons ATGACAACTTCCCTTGTTTGGACTGAGTTGCCTGGATTCCAGAATAGGAGGTGGCCTGTTGAGAATCTGAAGCTTGTGAAAAAGGAGTCCAGCAGGGAGGCAATGGTTAAAGG GTTGTCACGCGGGGCCACGATGTCAGATATCATGGTGAATTTGAAGTCCTTTCAGTCTGAGCATGCGGTGGAAGAAAGTGAGCAGCCCTTGCTGTGTTTAAGAAGCCGCTGCAAGGGGATGATGGTGAATGCATGTGCCCATGCTGTCTTCTTCTGCAAGCTGCTCTATACCCTCAG GCAGAAAGAGAGTGGGAAGGTTTCACTGATTGCCTCCAAGGAATCCATGGGTGAAGGCCTGAAGGTTGGAATTATTGGTGGAGGCCACATTGGGAAGCAGCTGGCCAGGGCACTACTGGAGCTGGGTGGCATTTCGGCTCAGAATATCCACATCTCCACCAGGAGGCCAGAGACTCTGT CAGAGTTCCAGCAGCTTGGAGTCGAATGTTTTTATGACAATGGCCAGCTCGTGGCCTGGGCAGACATTGTGTTTCTTTGTTGCCTCCCATCTCATCTACAGCTCATCTGCTCAGGAATTCGTGCTGCTGTCCGGGAACCCTGCATTATGTACAGCCTGGTCACTGCTGTCCCACTTCCCAG GTTGAAGCAACTCCTTTCCTACAGTGCCATCCTGAGGCCACAGTACCAATGCACTAACAGAAACTTAGAGAATGTGTGGGGGACAAATGGGACAATCATAGCTGCACTCCAAGACCCTATTGTTATCCAGGCTACCTGTCCCTGTAGCCCCAAAG AGAAAATTGCTGTCACTGGCAAGTGGTTGGAGGCCGTTTTCTATGCAGCCCTGAACAGCTGTATGTGGCGGCACCTGCCCCACCAGCGTGCACTGAAGTTACTGAATGACGTATGTTTCCCTGAGCACTGCCCCATCTGTGCAGAGCAAAAGACCTCCTGCCCCCGGTTTTTGTGTGGGAACTTTGTCAACCAAACGTTTGTCTCCTCCCTGACTCAAGAGGA CACCTTCCCCTGGTTTGACCTGACAACTGTACAAATGAAGGGGTCTCCTTTCAGTCAGCTCCTAGCAAGGAGTGTTCTTCTCCAGAACCATCTTACTTTGTTGTACTGTACCTCCTTTGGAGTTTTGCTTGCAAAGAGTGGAGGGATGGCCAGCAGTGGCCTCTGGGAGCAGAATGTCTTCTCTTTCTGCCGCAGCAGATCCCAGTATGGTGCTGGATCATAA